A single Natranaerobius thermophilus JW/NM-WN-LF DNA region contains:
- a CDS encoding response regulator transcription factor — MWKAVVVDDEPKIRRGFGRWIQEYGYPFKFVGSAANSQETLELTDNKDPHFFFLDIRIAESNGLELAKLIKSKNPKAILVMVTGYDYFEYAHEAIKLQVFDYLLKPVPKTDFFKTLENIDKALRIQYPDLEINKNYYENKNYSLLVQKVMEHIHDNYYKSDLSLEKIAKNFNINKSYLSTLMKEELGYSFKEYLTRVRIKKAKELLKEDLPGIKMYEIVLKIGYQSQHYFSRIFKKYEGVSPLDYRNKYIK; from the coding sequence ATGTGGAAAGCAGTTGTAGTTGATGATGAGCCTAAAATCCGTCGAGGGTTTGGAAGATGGATCCAAGAATATGGATATCCTTTTAAATTTGTAGGATCGGCAGCTAATAGTCAAGAAACCCTGGAACTTACAGATAATAAAGATCCTCACTTCTTCTTTTTAGATATTAGAATTGCTGAATCTAATGGGTTAGAATTGGCTAAATTAATTAAATCTAAAAACCCAAAAGCTATCTTAGTCATGGTAACAGGGTATGATTATTTTGAATATGCTCATGAAGCAATCAAGTTACAGGTATTTGATTACTTATTGAAACCTGTTCCGAAAACAGACTTCTTTAAAACATTAGAAAATATTGATAAAGCCCTACGCATTCAATATCCAGATTTAGAAATTAACAAAAATTACTATGAAAATAAAAACTATTCACTTTTAGTACAAAAGGTCATGGAACATATACATGACAATTATTACAAATCCGATTTATCTTTGGAAAAAATAGCAAAAAATTTTAATATTAATAAAAGCTACCTAAGTACACTTATGAAAGAAGAGCTGGGATATTCATTTAAAGAATACCTTACTAGAGTTCGAATAAAAAAAGCAAAGGAACTGTTAAAAGAAGATCTACCAGGAATAAAAATGTATGAAATAGTATTAAAAATTGGTTACCAAAGTCAACATTATTTCAGCCGCATTTTTAAAAAATATGAAGGGGTGTCACCTCTTGATTATAGGAACAAGTATATAAAATGA
- a CDS encoding sensor histidine kinase — protein MGKEMLRGEEGIQTIKTPDDEKRVVIHSPIPNTDGWSLGIDFSKSEMTKDTDQLILTIIVFGGIIIAVLIIISLALSSSIANPIIHLQQLMKKAEQGDLDVTFNYNNKDEIGQLGAGFNNMIQKIKTLINLLDKEHHQKRKNELKVLQSQIKPHFLYNTLDTIRWSILEDNSQEAVELLEELGTFYRIGLNSGDEYITIEKELDHIESYLRLQKARYEDMLNYQVKYDENLTDNKILKLILQPIVENAILHGFKNQDYSTCEIILELIRENNELVTIIKNNGSRLSFDELKRINHALKTNEKPGENIGFGLYSTNMRIQLAYGTSYGLNIDVENGWTKVTIRFPLVKGED, from the coding sequence GTGGGGAAAGAGATGTTAAGAGGTGAAGAAGGTATCCAAACTATTAAAACACCAGATGATGAAAAAAGGGTAGTGATTCATTCGCCTATTCCAAATACAGACGGCTGGTCCCTGGGAATAGATTTTTCTAAGTCTGAAATGACCAAAGATACTGATCAATTAATTTTAACAATAATAGTTTTTGGTGGGATTATTATAGCTGTTTTAATAATCATTTCTCTTGCTTTGTCTTCATCAATTGCCAATCCTATTATACATCTACAACAGTTGATGAAAAAAGCAGAGCAAGGTGATCTAGATGTGACCTTTAACTATAATAACAAAGATGAAATTGGACAATTAGGTGCTGGTTTTAATAATATGATCCAAAAAATAAAAACTCTTATTAATCTTTTAGATAAAGAGCATCACCAAAAACGCAAAAATGAGCTAAAGGTACTTCAGTCCCAGATAAAACCACATTTTCTATATAATACCTTAGATACTATCAGATGGTCTATCTTAGAAGATAATTCACAAGAAGCAGTTGAACTTTTAGAAGAGTTAGGTACATTCTATCGAATTGGTCTTAATTCAGGTGATGAATATATTACTATCGAAAAAGAATTAGATCATATAGAAAGTTACCTACGCCTACAAAAAGCTAGATATGAAGATATGCTAAATTATCAGGTGAAGTACGATGAAAATTTAACAGATAACAAGATTTTAAAACTTATTTTACAACCAATAGTAGAAAACGCTATTCTCCATGGTTTCAAAAATCAAGATTATTCTACATGTGAAATTATCCTCGAACTTATAAGAGAAAACAATGAGTTAGTAACAATTATTAAAAATAATGGGTCTAGACTATCTTTTGATGAATTAAAAAGGATAAATCATGCCTTGAAAACAAATGAAAAGCCAGGTGAAAATATAGGTTTTGGACTATATAGTACTAATATGCGAATTCAGTTAGCATATGGTACTAGCTATGGTTTAAATATAGATGTAGAAAATGGTTGGACAAAAGTTACTATTAGATTTCCTTTAGTGAAAGGAGAGGATTAA
- a CDS encoding AfsR/SARP family transcriptional regulator: MKTNEEAFSDKHKRSNKVWELFKFLLINRNKRLHPNNIVEELWPDQEYIDPKDAVKSLVYRLRRLLKQHKSLKDHVFIDSSQGCYLFYLSEDSWVDIDEFESLSFKAKENNHKERETAMFYYHNAISLYRGTFLSEYPCKSWVFPIRQYYRRLYTNNLIDLVELLKETEEYRAIQNLCEKAFIIDLLIETEKIHVHYMEALVAEGQVADALSHFDFIKTVLEKELGIGPSDYMTEYYKSLKR, translated from the coding sequence ATGAAGACAAATGAAGAAGCTTTTTCAGACAAACATAAAAGGTCTAATAAAGTCTGGGAATTGTTTAAGTTTTTGTTAATTAATAGGAATAAGAGACTCCATCCCAACAACATCGTAGAAGAATTGTGGCCAGATCAGGAGTATATCGATCCAAAAGATGCAGTTAAATCACTTGTATATAGATTACGAAGATTATTAAAACAACATAAAAGCTTAAAGGATCATGTCTTCATAGACTCCTCACAAGGGTGCTACCTTTTTTATTTATCAGAAGATTCTTGGGTAGATATTGATGAATTTGAGAGTTTATCATTTAAAGCTAAAGAAAATAACCACAAGGAAAGGGAAACAGCTATGTTTTATTATCACAATGCAATTTCCCTTTATAGAGGTACTTTTTTATCTGAATATCCCTGTAAAAGTTGGGTCTTTCCAATTCGCCAATATTATCGAAGGTTATACACAAATAATTTAATTGATCTTGTTGAATTATTAAAAGAAACAGAAGAATATCGAGCAATTCAAAATCTATGCGAGAAAGCTTTTATTATTGATTTGTTAATAGAAACAGAAAAAATCCATGTACACTACATGGAGGCCCTGGTAGCCGAAGGACAAGTCGCTGATGCCTTGTCACATTTTGATTTTATTAAAACAGTACTTGAAAAGGAATTAGGTATTGGTCCTTCGGACTATATGACGGAATACTATAAGTCATTAAAAAGATAA
- the cbiQ gene encoding cobalt ECF transporter T component CbiQ, whose protein sequence is MRETSLCSAKSSFSNQNQKNINNYHPWEPRTKLVAGVIFVFGTISLDNISLLSAALLFSVVFALCSGLNLRLLIKKLSILIPFLALMNIPLIFGAGFPLSMDRVEFAALISLRALTSMTFTLFVFINQPIEEMLEAMEHLKVPSVITTVIYLAYRYGFLFIKEIQINMTALKARLFTTRLNKYTLKTLGELAGGIFIKAIHHSEIVHQAMAARGFQGKIPVGKPEPIKKTDIIKTILPVLFMIFLIIIEQVVF, encoded by the coding sequence GTGAGGGAAACATCTTTGTGCAGTGCTAAGAGTTCTTTTTCAAACCAAAATCAGAAAAACATAAACAACTATCATCCCTGGGAACCAAGGACAAAATTGGTAGCAGGAGTCATATTTGTTTTCGGAACTATCAGTTTAGACAATATTTCGTTGTTATCAGCTGCCTTACTATTTTCAGTAGTCTTTGCCCTTTGTTCAGGTCTCAATCTAAGGCTACTCATAAAAAAACTATCTATTTTAATTCCATTTTTGGCTTTAATGAATATACCCTTGATTTTTGGAGCTGGATTCCCACTATCAATGGATCGAGTAGAATTTGCAGCTTTGATTTCTTTAAGGGCCCTTACTTCTATGACTTTTACACTGTTTGTTTTTATCAATCAACCAATTGAGGAAATGCTTGAAGCCATGGAACACCTTAAAGTTCCTTCTGTGATAACAACAGTAATTTATTTGGCATATCGATATGGATTTTTATTTATCAAAGAAATTCAAATCAATATGACTGCATTAAAGGCACGTCTTTTTACAACTCGTTTAAATAAATACACTTTAAAAACTTTAGGAGAGTTAGCAGGAGGAATATTTATTAAAGCTATTCATCATTCAGAGATAGTTCATCAGGCTATGGCTGCTAGGGGTTTTCAAGGTAAAATACCTGTTGGCAAACCTGAGCCAATTAAAAAAACGGATATAATTAAAACAATTTTGCCAGTTTTATTCATGATTTTTCTGATCATTATTGAACAGGTGGTGTTTTAA
- a CDS encoding energy-coupling factor ABC transporter ATP-binding protein: MAFAIEINDLNYTYPDQTPALTGINLKITKQKKTAILGANGSGKTTLIYHINGTIQSQDGELKVLDKTINKENINNIRQAVGLLFDNPDNQLFSTTVYGDIAFGPRNLNLEQNEINKRVEMAIEKVGIENLSERPPYSLSLGQKKRAAIAGILAMKPQILVCDEPFSGLDPSISLQLREILDDLKEQGATLVYSTHDVDLTYAWADEVVIMKEGQVLKSGPVDILREERLMEKSGLPLPMLAELFKHSKYNPHTVQEASRLIT, from the coding sequence ATGGCCTTTGCTATCGAAATAAACGATTTAAACTATACCTACCCTGATCAAACCCCTGCATTAACAGGAATTAATCTTAAAATTACAAAACAGAAAAAAACAGCCATTTTAGGTGCTAACGGTAGTGGGAAAACAACACTCATTTATCATATCAACGGTACAATTCAAAGTCAGGATGGAGAGCTGAAAGTTTTAGACAAAACTATTAATAAAGAAAATATCAATAACATACGTCAAGCAGTTGGACTTCTATTTGACAATCCAGATAACCAACTTTTCTCAACTACCGTTTATGGTGATATTGCTTTTGGCCCTCGCAATCTCAATCTAGAACAAAACGAAATAAACAAAAGGGTGGAAATGGCCATAGAAAAAGTTGGTATTGAAAATCTTTCTGAAAGACCGCCATATAGTTTGAGTCTTGGTCAGAAAAAACGAGCAGCCATTGCTGGAATTTTAGCCATGAAACCACAAATTTTGGTCTGTGATGAACCTTTTTCCGGATTAGACCCCAGCATATCCCTTCAATTAAGGGAAATATTAGATGATTTAAAAGAACAAGGGGCTACATTGGTTTACAGCACTCATGATGTTGACCTAACTTATGCATGGGCTGACGAAGTGGTTATTATGAAGGAAGGACAAGTTTTAAAATCAGGGCCAGTAGATATTTTGCGTGAAGAAAGGCTCATGGAAAAGTCTGGCCTACCCCTGCCAATGTTGGCAGAATTATTTAAGCATAGTAAATACAATCCACATACAGTTCAAGAAGCTTCGAGATTAATCACCTAA
- a CDS encoding CbiM family transporter, with the protein MHIADGVLSLPVVVSTFGATAAAVGYSVKGIEEEEVPKISLMAGGFFAVSLISIPVGPSTIHPLFAGLLGVILGKRAPLAIFVGLLLQAVLFQHGGLTTLGANTFMLAVPALLSYKIYYGIVNRGALFKGALVGGLAVVITVIILILLLLLANFQFTEGTFSTINILVVGHLPLIFIEALVTGSALKLVEHSNPELLNIAR; encoded by the coding sequence GTGCATATTGCCGATGGAGTACTCAGCCTTCCTGTAGTTGTATCTACTTTTGGCGCAACTGCAGCTGCCGTGGGATACTCTGTTAAAGGGATCGAAGAAGAAGAAGTTCCAAAAATAAGTTTAATGGCTGGAGGATTTTTCGCCGTATCTTTAATCAGTATACCGGTGGGACCTTCAACTATCCACCCCCTTTTTGCTGGTTTACTAGGGGTGATATTGGGGAAAAGGGCCCCTCTTGCCATATTTGTCGGACTTTTATTACAAGCAGTCCTCTTTCAACATGGCGGTTTAACTACCCTGGGGGCCAATACGTTTATGCTTGCAGTTCCAGCTTTGCTTTCATATAAAATATACTATGGTATAGTGAACCGTGGTGCTTTATTTAAAGGCGCATTAGTTGGTGGACTAGCTGTGGTAATTACAGTAATAATTTTAATTTTGCTCTTATTACTGGCTAATTTCCAATTTACTGAGGGAACTTTTTCTACAATTAATATCTTGGTCGTTGGGCACTTACCGTTAATTTTTATCGAAGCACTAGTTACAGGGTCAGCATTAAAATTAGTTGAACACTCGAACCCGGAACTATTAAACATAGCGAGGTGA
- the hypD gene encoding trans-4-hydroxy-L-proline dehydratase, which produces MENNSRNSESMSPRVKKLREQSVSKNPKVSVERAILVTQAYKKYDGNVSIPILRALTFKHILENKSISINDGELIVGERGPAPQEVPTYPELCTHSITDLEIIHDREKVFFEVDETVKKIQDSDIIPFWKGKSMREKIFDNMSREWLDCYEAGIFTEFMEQRAPGHTVADGKIYQKGLLDFRDDIDLELKNIDEINDPQAYEKSEQLKAMRVCIDALIEFAQRYANIAEELAQEVDDSHRKEELLKIAEICKRVPAKAPRNFWEALQYYWFVHLGVITELNTWDSFCPGRLDQHLYPFYLQDLNAGELTRGSAKELLQCFWIKFNNQPAPPKVGTTLKESGTYTDFCNINIGGVTPEGFDGVNDVSYLLLEVIDEMQLVQPSTNIQVSKQNPNEFIKEAGKIIRKGWGQPSVFNTDAVISELLNQGKDLVDARCGGTSGCVEAGTFGKESYILTGYFNLTKILELTLYRGVDPRSGKQIGLKTDDPETFDSFQDLIDAFNEQLNYFIDIKIRGNNIIEKLYDKYMPSPFLSVIIDDCIKKAKDYNSGGARYNTRYIQGVGIGTITDSLSAIKHHIFEKQNYTWNELLTALQNNFEGFKQMRGFLKNKTPRYGNDDDSADDLMKEVFQRFYDAVNGRKTMTGGTYRINMLPTTCHVYFGSVIGATPEGRLRGTPLSEGISPVQSADQEGPTAALKSAAKMDHIKTGGTLLNLKFTPQVLQGEEGLLNLVYLVRSYFRMNGHHVQFNVVDAETLKDAQRNPDSYRNLIVRVAGYSDYFNNLNENLQNEIIKRTEHSIG; this is translated from the coding sequence ATGGAAAATAATAGTAGGAATTCTGAAAGCATGAGTCCCCGTGTTAAAAAACTCAGGGAACAAAGTGTCTCTAAGAATCCTAAAGTATCGGTAGAACGCGCTATACTTGTAACCCAGGCCTACAAAAAATATGATGGCAATGTGTCAATTCCCATATTGAGAGCTTTAACATTTAAACACATTTTAGAAAATAAGAGTATTTCTATTAATGATGGAGAATTGATTGTGGGAGAACGAGGACCAGCACCTCAAGAAGTACCAACTTATCCCGAACTTTGTACCCATTCCATCACTGATTTAGAGATAATTCATGACAGGGAAAAAGTTTTTTTTGAGGTCGACGAAACTGTTAAAAAAATACAGGACAGCGATATCATTCCTTTTTGGAAAGGAAAGTCCATGAGAGAAAAGATATTTGATAATATGAGCCGAGAATGGCTTGACTGTTATGAAGCGGGGATCTTTACAGAATTTATGGAACAAAGAGCTCCTGGACACACAGTAGCTGATGGGAAAATATATCAGAAGGGTTTATTGGATTTTAGGGATGATATCGACTTAGAACTTAAAAATATTGATGAAATAAATGATCCTCAAGCTTACGAAAAAAGTGAACAGTTAAAAGCTATGCGTGTTTGTATTGATGCCCTTATAGAATTTGCCCAAAGATATGCAAATATAGCTGAAGAGTTAGCACAAGAAGTAGATGATAGCCATCGAAAAGAAGAGTTGTTAAAGATAGCAGAAATATGTAAACGTGTTCCGGCAAAAGCGCCGCGTAATTTTTGGGAAGCACTACAATATTACTGGTTTGTGCATCTAGGTGTGATAACGGAATTGAATACATGGGATTCCTTTTGCCCTGGTAGACTGGATCAACATTTGTATCCATTTTATTTACAAGATTTAAATGCAGGAGAGTTGACAAGGGGTTCAGCTAAAGAATTGTTGCAGTGCTTTTGGATAAAATTCAACAATCAACCAGCTCCACCTAAAGTGGGTACCACATTGAAAGAAAGCGGTACTTACACAGACTTTTGTAATATCAATATCGGAGGAGTGACACCTGAAGGTTTTGATGGCGTCAATGATGTAAGTTACTTACTTTTAGAAGTAATAGATGAAATGCAGTTGGTTCAACCAAGTACCAACATACAGGTTAGTAAACAAAATCCCAACGAATTTATTAAAGAAGCCGGAAAAATCATCAGAAAAGGGTGGGGGCAACCCTCAGTATTTAATACTGATGCAGTCATATCTGAACTATTGAATCAGGGGAAGGACTTGGTTGATGCCAGATGTGGCGGCACTAGTGGTTGTGTAGAAGCGGGGACCTTCGGAAAAGAAAGTTATATTTTAACCGGATACTTTAATTTAACCAAAATACTGGAATTAACCTTGTATAGAGGCGTTGATCCCAGATCCGGAAAGCAAATTGGACTAAAAACAGATGATCCTGAAACCTTTGATAGTTTTCAAGATTTAATAGATGCCTTTAATGAACAATTGAATTATTTTATAGATATAAAAATCCGAGGGAACAACATCATAGAAAAACTATATGATAAATATATGCCGTCACCTTTTCTTTCAGTCATAATCGATGATTGTATCAAAAAAGCCAAAGACTATAATTCTGGTGGGGCAAGGTATAATACAAGATATATTCAAGGTGTTGGGATAGGGACAATTACCGATAGTTTGTCTGCCATAAAACACCACATTTTTGAAAAACAGAATTACACGTGGAATGAGCTGTTAACAGCTTTACAAAACAACTTTGAAGGCTTTAAACAGATGAGAGGATTTTTGAAAAACAAAACACCCAGGTACGGTAATGACGACGACTCTGCAGATGATTTGATGAAGGAAGTTTTCCAAAGGTTCTACGATGCAGTGAATGGTCGTAAAACTATGACCGGAGGTACTTATAGAATAAATATGCTGCCCACTACTTGCCATGTTTACTTTGGATCAGTTATCGGCGCAACCCCCGAAGGAAGATTGAGGGGAACTCCACTTTCTGAAGGTATATCACCGGTTCAAAGCGCAGATCAGGAAGGACCTACTGCTGCCTTGAAATCTGCCGCAAAAATGGACCATATAAAAACTGGTGGAACTTTGTTAAATCTTAAATTTACTCCTCAAGTATTACAAGGGGAGGAAGGCCTTTTAAACTTGGTTTATTTGGTTAGGTCCTATTTCCGTATGAATGGGCATCATGTTCAGTTCAATGTTGTAGATGCCGAAACATTAAAGGATGCTCAAAGAAATCCCGATTCATATCGGAACTTAATTGTCCGAGTGGCAGGTTACAGTGATTATTTCAATAACTTAAACGAAAACTTACAAAATGAGATTATTAAAAGAACAGAACATTCCATAGGTTGA
- a CDS encoding glycyl-radical enzyme activating protein, with amino-acid sequence MNNEAKETKKFKGNIFNIQRFSIHDGPGIRTTVFIKGCPLRCEWCHNPEGLAFESQLLIHHNSCMDCGLCQEICPENAIFTEQNSTQINQEKCKKCSICQESCPVNAIEMIGEQMTANKVIEEVEKDKVFFEESKGGVTFSGGEPLMQVDFLYETLCRLKEKGIHTTVDTSGYVPWEVFERIYELVDLFLYDIKVLDDEKHKNLTGVSNERIVNNLATLNQIHTNINVRIPIIPTINNTREELTKIGNFLSTLKINQVDLIPFHEYGFDKYSKLGLEKSDLLITASQKGSDLLETHKLLKQFGLTVEMEV; translated from the coding sequence ATGAATAACGAGGCCAAAGAGACCAAAAAGTTCAAAGGGAATATTTTTAATATTCAAAGGTTTTCAATTCATGATGGCCCTGGAATCAGGACTACTGTTTTTATAAAAGGTTGTCCTTTGAGATGTGAATGGTGCCATAATCCTGAAGGATTGGCATTTGAATCTCAATTGTTAATTCATCATAACTCGTGCATGGATTGTGGTTTATGTCAAGAAATTTGTCCGGAAAATGCAATATTTACCGAACAAAATAGTACCCAAATTAATCAAGAAAAGTGTAAAAAATGTTCAATATGCCAGGAGTCATGTCCTGTAAATGCGATAGAAATGATAGGTGAACAGATGACTGCTAATAAAGTTATTGAAGAGGTCGAAAAAGATAAAGTATTTTTTGAAGAATCCAAAGGTGGGGTAACTTTTTCAGGTGGAGAACCTTTAATGCAAGTAGATTTTCTTTATGAAACTTTGTGTCGTTTGAAAGAAAAAGGCATCCATACTACTGTGGACACTTCGGGTTATGTTCCTTGGGAAGTCTTTGAAAGAATTTATGAGTTGGTTGATCTGTTCTTATATGACATAAAAGTTCTTGATGATGAAAAACACAAAAATCTAACAGGAGTTTCAAATGAAAGAATTGTTAATAATTTGGCTACATTGAACCAAATACATACTAATATAAATGTTAGAATTCCAATTATACCAACTATAAACAATACTAGAGAAGAACTGACTAAAATAGGTAATTTTTTATCAACTTTAAAAATAAATCAAGTTGATTTAATACCATTTCATGAATATGGATTTGATAAATATTCAAAACTTGGCTTAGAGAAAAGCGATTTACTAATAACTGCCAGTCAAAAGGGGAGTGATTTGCTTGAAACTCATAAACTTCTGAAACAATTTGGTTTGACTGTAGAAATGGAGGTGTGA
- a CDS encoding lysine exporter LysO family protein, giving the protein MWWIILPLIVGLIISLKLPSKVTNIPISKIINCSIYVLLFVMGIRLGADPEVMEELSNLGAYAFVIAVVTIIGSLIVLFGLNKVVNLKFSSEQVDYEEDEWDETGAEYTFTVILVLLVIAGTIFGWLFVSDSFLPVLDSLTTWILGMLLFGVGLDLGMSRSVFENITNQGIKFLILCLATPLGVVFGTVLAGVVLALFTDFITWNEGAALASGFGWYSLSAVIISEVHSPLLGAVGFLANIFREILAIIFTPIIAKYLGGVVSIAPGGATTMDVTLPIISKSAGKEFIPIAFFNGLILSLLVPILVNFFVAL; this is encoded by the coding sequence ATGTGGTGGATTATATTACCTTTGATAGTAGGTTTGATTATTTCTTTAAAATTGCCTTCTAAAGTAACCAATATCCCTATTAGTAAAATTATCAACTGTAGTATTTATGTATTGTTATTTGTAATGGGAATTAGATTGGGAGCTGACCCTGAAGTGATGGAGGAGTTAAGCAATTTAGGGGCTTATGCATTTGTTATAGCAGTGGTTACAATCATTGGAAGTTTGATTGTTTTGTTTGGATTAAATAAAGTTGTAAATTTAAAGTTTTCATCCGAACAAGTAGATTATGAAGAAGATGAATGGGATGAAACTGGTGCCGAATATACTTTTACAGTTATCTTAGTTTTACTGGTAATAGCAGGGACGATCTTTGGTTGGCTCTTTGTGTCAGATTCGTTTTTACCCGTGCTGGACAGTCTTACTACCTGGATATTAGGGATGTTATTATTCGGTGTTGGACTGGACTTGGGCATGTCCAGGTCTGTTTTTGAAAATATTACAAATCAGGGTATAAAATTTTTAATTCTTTGTTTGGCAACACCTTTAGGAGTGGTTTTTGGCACTGTTTTAGCGGGTGTTGTACTAGCATTATTCACTGATTTTATAACCTGGAATGAGGGGGCAGCCCTTGCTTCGGGTTTTGGTTGGTATAGTTTGTCTGCAGTTATCATTTCTGAAGTGCATAGTCCATTATTAGGTGCAGTCGGTTTTTTAGCCAATATTTTCAGGGAGATTTTAGCAATTATCTTTACTCCCATTATAGCCAAATATTTAGGTGGAGTTGTTTCAATAGCCCCCGGGGGTGCAACTACAATGGACGTAACTCTTCCTATCATTTCTAAAAGTGCAGGGAAAGAATTTATACCAATAGCTTTTTTTAACGGACTAATTCTTTCTTTGTTAGTTCCGATTCTGGTTAACTTTTTTGTTGCGTTATGA
- a CDS encoding GerMN domain-containing protein, producing MSKILTSKFNKTVLLSISLALFLIFVGCASPEDEEQEPEENGEQENAENVAGEQNGIYKEDEIKLYFIKDTGTEFVKVSETRSVDKVTPEETMELFLEGPENEDYLGAGAADVSLLGVTMEEGLASVDFSKELYDMSLGHEPEARFVDSIVYTLTQFDEIEEIQILVEGETAEPISGHIDISEPLSRENS from the coding sequence ATGAGCAAAATACTTACCAGCAAGTTCAACAAAACAGTTTTACTGTCAATCTCACTTGCATTATTCTTAATTTTTGTAGGATGCGCTAGTCCTGAAGATGAAGAACAAGAACCTGAGGAAAATGGAGAGCAGGAAAATGCCGAAAATGTTGCAGGAGAACAAAATGGCATCTATAAAGAAGATGAAATCAAACTTTATTTTATTAAAGACACAGGAACCGAATTTGTAAAGGTCTCGGAAACCAGATCTGTTGATAAAGTAACTCCTGAAGAAACTATGGAATTATTTTTAGAAGGGCCTGAAAATGAGGATTACTTAGGGGCCGGCGCTGCAGATGTGAGTCTACTGGGGGTTACAATGGAAGAAGGGCTAGCCAGTGTAGACTTTTCTAAAGAACTGTACGATATGAGCCTGGGACATGAACCTGAAGCAAGATTTGTGGATAGTATTGTTTACACATTAACTCAATTTGATGAAATTGAAGAAATACAGATATTAGTTGAAGGTGAAACTGCCGAGCCGATATCTGGACATATTGATATATCTGAACCACTATCTAGAGAGAACAGTTAG